The Bosea sp. 685 DNA window GATGAGAGGCGGATTCAGATTTTAGACCGGATCACTTTGTGATCCGGTCTAAAATCATCCGGCTCTAGTCGCATGAGGCCGAGGAAGCGCTGCAAGGCACGGCTCTCATAGGCGTCGCGGCGGCGGATGAAGAGCGTCGTCACGGCGCCTTCATCGCCGTCGATCGGGTGCCAGCGCAGGGCCTCGCGCTGGGCCGACTGCATGAACACCGCCTTGGGCAGCAAGGTGATACCGACGCCGGCGGCGACGCAGCCGAGAATGCCGTCCAGCGTGCCGAATTCGAGGCGCGCATAGGAGGGCAGCCCGAGGCGCGCCAGCACCTGCTCCAGGCGCTGGCGATAGGAGCAGCCGGGGCGGAAGGTCAGCACGCTCAGCCCGGTCGAGGCGCTGCGCCGGAGGGCGTCGAGATCGCCGATCGCCTCCGGCGTCACCAGCCCCAATGTCTCTTCGAAGACCGGCAGGGCCGCGATCTCGTCATGCTGGATCGGGCCCGCCACGAAGGCGCCGTCGATCTCGCGGCGCAGGACACCCTCGACGAGCTGTGCGGTCGGCCCGGTCTGGAGGCTCAGGCGCACGGCGGGGCAGGCCTGGTGGAACGCCGCCAGCAGCGGTGGCAGGCGGATCGCGGCGGTCGTCTCCATCGAGCCGAGCTGCAGCACACCTTGCTCGGCGGCGTTGTCGCGTGCCGCGACCTTCGCCTCCCGCAGTAGCGAGAGCACACGCTCGGCATAGGGCAGCAGGCGCTGGCCGGCTTCCGTCAGCGCCATGCCACGGCTGTGGCGCTCGAACAATGCGAGGCCGATCTCGTCTTCAAGAGCCTTGATCCGCATCGTGACATTGGACTGGACCGTATGGATCTCCCGCGCTGCCGCGGAGATGCCGCCGGACCGGGCCACGGCGGTGAAAGTGGTCAGCTCGTTGAGATCCATCGGCCGGCGTTCTCAATTCCAGATGACTATAATCTTAATAATTCATTTTAGCAGAACGATAGGATGATCTAGCCTCGCTGTCGACCGGAAGCCTGCGGCGAGGACCGACACCATGACGATCACGACCCCCCTGACCCGGATGCTGGACGTCAAGCATCCCATCCTGCTCGCAGCTATGGATCTCGTAGCTGACGCTAGGCTGACGCGCGTGGTCTCGCAGGCCGGCGGCTTCGGCATTTTGGGCGGCGGCTATGGCGACGCCGACTGGCTGGGCAGAGAGCTTCCCAAGCTGGTGGAAGCCCGCGAGGCGTCGCCTTTTCGCTTTGGCGTCGGCTTCATCACCTGGGGGCTGGCCAGGCAGCCGGAGCTGCTCGACCTCACGCTCGCTGCCAAGCCCGACGCGGTCTGGCTCTCCTTCGGCGATCCCGAGCCTTTCGCCGGCAAGATCAAGGCTGCCGGAGCACGCCTGATCTGCCAGGTGCAGTCGGTCGAGATGGCGCGCGACGCGGTGGCGAAGGGGGCCGACATCATCGTGGCGCAAGGGTCGGAAGCGGGCGGGCACGGCGCCTCGCGTGGCACCTTCGCGCTGGTGCCGGCGGTGGTCGATGCCGTTGGCGACAGGGCGATCGTGGTCGCTGCGGGTGGCGTGGCCGATGGGCGCGGGCTCGCGGCTGCCTTGATGCTGGGGGCCCAGGGCGTCGTCCTCGGCACGCGGCTCTATGCCAGCCAGGAGGCTGCGGGCCATGGCGCGGCGAAGGAGCGCATCGTCGCGGCCTCCGGCGACGACACGGTGCGCGGGTTGATCTTCGACATCTCGCGCCAGAATGTCTGGCCGGCGCCCTTCACCGGTCGCTGCCTGGTGAACGCGCATGCCGAGCGCTGGAGCGGGCGTGAGGTCGCATTGATGCAGAATATCGCGACAGAGGCGCCGCGTTATCAGGCGGCGCGCGAGGCGGGCGATTTCGACATCGCCGCCGTCATCGCCGGCGAAGCGGCGGGGTTGGTGCGCGAGGTTTTGCCCGCTGCGACGATCGTCACCGAGATCGTCGAGACGGCCGAAGCGCTGCTGGCGAACGGGCAGGGCGGTCCGGTCAGCCTCGGGGCCGTGTAAGGCGCGCCAAAATATTTTCGCCGGGGTTGTCGATCCTGCTTGTGCCCGTTCGACGTGATGTCAGAGAGCGGGTGTTGAAGGTAGCGATAGACGCTTGCCGGACCTGCCTCCCGAAGCTGGAAAACCAAGGAGAACTCCGATGCGTGTGATGGTTCTGGTCAAGGCCGACAAGGACAGCGAAGCCGGCATCATGCCGAGCGAGGACATCCTCACCAAGATGGGGGCATATAACGAGGAACTCGTGAAGGCCGGCGTCATGCTGGCGGGCGAGGGGTTGCATCCAAGCAGGAAGGGCCTGCGCATCCGCTTCTCCGGGGCAGAACGCGTGATCACTGACGGCCCCTTCGCCGAGACCAAGGAATTGCTCGCCGGCTTCTGGCTCTGGCAGGTGAAGTCTTTCGACGAGGCGGTCGAATGGCTCAAGCGCGCGCCCTTCGACGGCGGCACCGAGATCGAGCTGCGTCCCGTCTTCGAGATGGAAGACTTTGGCGAGGCAATGACGCCCGAACTGCGCGAGCAGGAAGACCGGTTGCGCGCTGGAATCGAGAAGAAGGGCTGACCGGACCCGAAGCCCGCATACCCATTTCAATCCAGACGGCGCGAGGCATCGCCTCCGCCGCTTCCACGCCAAAGGAGAAAACCGATGCGTTTCATGGTGATGGTCAAGGCGACGACCGACAGCGAAGCCGGCGCACCGCCGACCCAGGAGCTGCTCGACGCGATGATGGCGTATAACGAGGAACTCGTGAAAGCCGGTATCATGAAGGGAGGCGACGGCCTGCAGCCGAGCTCGAAGGGCGTACGTGTGCAGTTCGAAGATGCCAAGCGATCCGTCGTCGATGGCCCCTTCACTGAGACCAAGGAACTGGTCGCCGGCTTCTGGCTCTGGGAATGCAAGTCGCTCGACGAGGCGATCGCATGGGTCAAGCGCTGCCCCAATCCGATGCCCGGTCCGTCCGAAATCGAAATCCGCCCGCTTTACGACCTGGCGGATTTCGGTGAGGTCGTAACCCCGGAGGCTGCGGCGACGTGGGATCGCCTCAAGACCGAGATCGGCGACAAGGGCTGAATCCTCTTCTGCCGGCGGCTGATGCCGCTTGCCAGAGGAGCCCGCTGATGATGTGTATCGCCCGTCATGTCGGCGAGCGATACACACCGCGCCATCGAGACGGTCTTCAGGATCGAGGCCGCGAAGCTGATCGCGGGACTTGTGCGCCTGACCCGCGATATCGGGCGCGCCGAGGAGCTGGCGCAGGACGCTCTGGTCGCGGCGCTGGCGCAATGGCCGCAGGAGGGCGTTCCGCGCAATCCCGGCGCCTGGCTGATGCAGGCGGCCAAGCACCGCGCCATCGACATGATCCGCCGTGACAAGCTGCTTCAGCGCAAGCATGAGGAACTCGGCCACGACAGCGAGGCCGATGCGCTGGCGATGCCGGACCTCGACGCCGCGCTCGACGACGAGGTCGGCGACGATCTGCTGCGCCTGATCTTCACCGCCTGCCATCCGGTGCTCTCGACGGAGGCCAGGCTTGCGCTGACGCTGAGGCTGCTCGGCGGGCTAACGACGGAGGAGATCGCACGCGCCTTCCTCGTGCCGGAGCCGACCATGGCGCAGCGCCTGGTGCGGGCCAAGAAGGCGCTGGCCGATGCGCGCGTGCCTTTCGAGGTGCCTCATGGCGCCGAACTGGCGCAGCGCCTCGCTTCGGTTCTGGAGGTGGTCTATCTGATCTTCAACGAAGGCTACGCTGCGACCGCAGGCAATGACTGGGTCCGGCCGGCGCTATGCGAGGAGGCGATGCGGCTCGGCCGCATCCTGGCCGAGCGCGCGCCGCTGGAGCCGGAGGTGCATGGCCTCGTCGCCCTGATGGAATTGCAGGCCTCGCGGCTGCGTGCTCGCACCGGGCCGAACGGCGAGCTGATCCTGCTGCTCAACCAGAATCGCGCCCGCTGGGACCAGCTCCTGATCGGGCGCGGGCTCAAGGCGCTGGAGCGGGCGCAAAAGCTCGCCGGCGCGACGCCCGGCCCTTACCTGCTGCAGGCGGCGCTGGCGGCCTGCCATGCCCGGGCGCGCAAGGCCGAGGACACGGACTGGCGTCGAATCGCCGCGCTCTATGCCGTGCTCGCCGCGATCAACCCGTCGCCGATCGTCGAGCTCAACCGGGCCGTCGCGGTCTCGATGGCGGAGGGGCCGGAGGCAGGGCTGGCGTTGGTCGATGCTCTGGCCGTCGAGCCGGCGCTGCGCGGGTATCATCTGCTGCCGAGCGTGCGCGGGGATCTGCTGGCCAAGCTCGGGCGGCATGGCGAGGCGGCGGCGGCCTTCGAGCGCGCTGTCACATTGACGCGCAACGCCAAGGAACGCGCGCTGATGGAGGCGCGCGCCACGACGGCGCGCAGCGCGGCTGCTCTGGACTAGAGCAGTTCCCGATCCAATTGGATCGCTCAATCGCTCAATCGCTCTAGCTCTTTGTTTTTACGCGTTTTCTTCACGCGAACCGGTATCCACTTCGCTCGAAAACGCTCTAGAAAATATAGCCCAGCTTGAGTCCGTAATTGGTGAGGCCGCGATTGGCGTTGCAGAGGCCGGCATTGGACATGTGCTCGACCGTCGCCATCACCGTCCAATTGGCGTCGAGGCGATAGCCGAGCGAGCCGGCCTCGCGCAGCAGCGGCGTGCAGCCGAGCGCGGCGTGGCCCACCGGCACGAAGCGGCCGGTATCGCCATTGTGGAAGGCAAGGCCGAAGGCGCCCTCGACGAAGAGTTTCGGGGTGATGTCGAAGGTCCAGGTCAGGCCGCCATAGACATGGCTGGTCTTGCCGGCCGTGTTGAGCGAGCCTCCGAGATGGAAGCGCGGAACCAGCAGCGCCAGAACCGGATCGCTCGGCAGGAACGGCTTTATCGAGAGGACCTCGAGATTGATGTCGACGGAGCCGCTCTCGGGGCTGGTCGGATCATGCAGATAGGCGCCGCCCCGAATCTCGGAAATCCAGATGTCCCGCGCCAGAGAGGGCAAGACCGGCGCCAGCGCGACCACATCGGCCGCCTGGACTTCCATCGTCAGGCCGGAAAGCAGGCAAAAGAGCGACAATAGGCAAAGCGTAGCAATACGCATGCTGAGCTACCCTAATCGAAACGGCCCCTGTCTGCCTTCTTTAGACAACGGCGATTCGCGGGAAAACACGCTTGTGGCGGCTCAGTTTCAACTTTTTCGACAGAGTTGCAGTTGTGCTGCAGTCCCAGCAAAGGCTTGCTGCGGGGCAAGGCAGATCGCCAGGCAGCTTCTAAGCGGATGGGTTAGTGCCGGGTGCCGCTGGTGAAGGCGCCGCCGCGCACCTTGCCCGGCAGCGCTTCGGCGAAGACGGCGGTGGCCTCCTCGCCATAGGTCTCGACCAGCGTGCGGAAGGCGGCGAAGAGGGCGGCATGGGCCAGTGCGTCGCTGTCGAGCCCGTCCTGCTGCGCTTCGTTGAAGGCGTCCTCGACATAGCCATAGGCGACGCGTCTTGCGTCGCTACGGTCCTCGCCCAGGGTGGGGTCGAGCGGCAGATCGTCTGGAAAAGTCGACATCGAGGCGGAGACTCTGCGGCTTGGACCTGAACATGCGGCGCGAAGTCCCCCTTGCGGGAGAATCCGTGCCATCGACAGACGTATAGTCATACGCAAAGCCGGCTTGCCCGGCCACCATCCCCTTTAAGAAAGGTTAACGCAGCCGCGAGAGTTTGTGGTTAAGAGCCGGCTGGTCGAGCTGTATCTACCCGCCATAGCGGCCTGCAAGAAGCCGGGCGAGGCGTTCGCCTTCGCTTGCCAGACGCACTGACGCCTCCTGGCTGCCGTCGGTACAGGCGCGATGCGTCGCCGAATAGGCGCGGAAGCCGCGGTTATAAGCGCTGGTCAGGCGCTCGCGGCGCTGCGGCGTGCGGCCCTCAGTGTCGAGCAGCGCGGTCATGCGCACCAGCCAATCCTGCGCCTCCTTGCCGGCGCAAAGGGTGCGCAGATAGGCGAGCGAACCCATGATCTCGGCCAAGCTCAGGAGCTGCGGCTCGTAAGGCGGGGGTGGTGGCTCGCCCGGCTCAGTCGTGGGCTTGGGCGCGTTTGCGGCAGGGCGTTGCGTCTGCGCGGCAGCCTCGCCAAGCGAAAGCGCGACTATGAGCGCCAGTGCCAGGACCGCGCCCCGCCTCACGGGCCGCGCCCGGCATCGTGCAACAAGGCCTCGTCCAGCAAGGCACGGGCGCGCCTGAGGACGTCGCCGAGTTCGCGCGTCGTCGGCAAGCCGCCAAGGTGCAGCGGATCGGCCCACATCACGGCGCCGGCCTCCGGCCCGGTCGTCGGCTCGCCCGAGAGCCATTCGCCGACGAAGGAGGCGACGACAAAATGATGCGTGACGCCGCCCTTGGCGTCGCGGCCGAAGATCTCGACATGGCGGTTGAAGCCGAGGATGCGCGCCTTGACGCCGACCTCCTCCTCGAGCTCGCGCAAGGCGGCTTCTTCCAGGGTCTCGCCGGGCTCGACCTTACCGCCCGGCAGCGACCAGAGCTGGTCGGCCGGTGGCTTGGTCCGCGTCGCCAGCAGGACCTTGCCGTCGCGGAATACGGCGACGGAGGCCGCCAGAACCGGCCTTGCCGGCGCCTTGCCGACTGCTGGAAACCGGATGACCTGGCCGCTATCTCCCGTCACACGTGCTGCCCGCCATTAATGTGGAGCTCGGAGCCCGTGACATAGCTCGAGGAGTCGGTGCAGAGGAAATAGATCGCCTTGGCGACCTCGTCGGTCTTGCCGAGGCGCTGCAGCGGCAAGGTCGCGACGATCTTCTCCGTGCCGGGCGAGAGGATGGCGGTATCGATTTCACCCGGTGAAATCGAATTGACCCGAATGCCGAGCGGCCCGAAATCGGCTGCCATCTCGCGGGTCAGGCTGGCGAGCGCGGCCTTGGAGGTGGCGTAAGCCGCGCCCGCGAAGGGGTGGACGCGGGAGCCGGCGATCGAGGTCACGTTGACGATCGCGCCCTTGGCCGTCGTCAATTCGTCGAGCAGGCCGCGCGCCAGCATGATCGGCGCGAAGAAATTGACCTGGAAGACCTGGTGCCAGTCGTTGAAGGACGTCGTCGCGGCGCCCAGCCGCGCGCCCTTGGGTCCTTTGGGCGAGATCCCGGCATTGTTGACCAGCGCGTTGAGCTTGCCGCCCTCGGCGGCCAATCGCTTCTTGATCTCGGCGATGCCGCGCATCGTGTCTTCGGGGTCGCCGAGATCGATCTGGACGTGATCGGCGGCGCCCGAGGGCCAGGGGCATTTGTCGGAAAAGGCCTGGCGCGAGCAGGACAGGATGCGCCAACCTGCCATGGCGAACTGCATCACGGTCGCATGGCCGATGCCACGGCTGGCGCCTGTCAGCAGCATGACCGGGCGCTTGCCGGCCTCGGTCTTGGGAAAATCGAATTTTGGCATCGCCATGGAGACTATCCTCAGGGGTAGAGGCGCGTACGCGACCAGGGCTCGGCTGCCGAGGGGCGGCGGAACACGACGCGATCATGCAGACGGAATGCGCCGTCGCGCCAGAACTCGATATAGACGGGCTCGATCCGGAAGCCGGTCCAATGCGGTGGCCGCGGGATCGTGCCCAAGCCGAATTTCGCAGCATAGCTCGCGACCGCCTTCTCCAGCGCAAAGCGGCTCTCCAGGGGGCGTGACTGCTGCGAGGCCCAGGCGCCGATGCGGCTGTCGCGCGGACGCGACT harbors:
- a CDS encoding YciI family protein, yielding MRFMVMVKATTDSEAGAPPTQELLDAMMAYNEELVKAGIMKGGDGLQPSSKGVRVQFEDAKRSVVDGPFTETKELVAGFWLWECKSLDEAIAWVKRCPNPMPGPSEIEIRPLYDLADFGEVVTPEAAATWDRLKTEIGDKG
- a CDS encoding RNA polymerase sigma factor — protein: MSASDTHRAIETVFRIEAAKLIAGLVRLTRDIGRAEELAQDALVAALAQWPQEGVPRNPGAWLMQAAKHRAIDMIRRDKLLQRKHEELGHDSEADALAMPDLDAALDDEVGDDLLRLIFTACHPVLSTEARLALTLRLLGGLTTEEIARAFLVPEPTMAQRLVRAKKALADARVPFEVPHGAELAQRLASVLEVVYLIFNEGYAATAGNDWVRPALCEEAMRLGRILAERAPLEPEVHGLVALMELQASRLRARTGPNGELILLLNQNRARWDQLLIGRGLKALERAQKLAGATPGPYLLQAALAACHARARKAEDTDWRRIAALYAVLAAINPSPIVELNRAVAVSMAEGPEAGLALVDALAVEPALRGYHLLPSVRGDLLAKLGRHGEAAAAFERAVTLTRNAKERALMEARATTARSAAALD
- a CDS encoding SDR family NAD(P)-dependent oxidoreductase; this translates as MLLTGASRGIGHATVMQFAMAGWRILSCSRQAFSDKCPWPSGAADHVQIDLGDPEDTMRGIAEIKKRLAAEGGKLNALVNNAGISPKGPKGARLGAATTSFNDWHQVFQVNFFAPIMLARGLLDELTTAKGAIVNVTSIAGSRVHPFAGAAYATSKAALASLTREMAADFGPLGIRVNSISPGEIDTAILSPGTEKIVATLPLQRLGKTDEVAKAIYFLCTDSSSYVTGSELHINGGQHV
- a CDS encoding LysR family transcriptional regulator translates to MDLNELTTFTAVARSGGISAAAREIHTVQSNVTMRIKALEDEIGLALFERHSRGMALTEAGQRLLPYAERVLSLLREAKVAARDNAAEQGVLQLGSMETTAAIRLPPLLAAFHQACPAVRLSLQTGPTAQLVEGVLRREIDGAFVAGPIQHDEIAALPVFEETLGLVTPEAIGDLDALRRSASTGLSVLTFRPGCSYRQRLEQVLARLGLPSYARLEFGTLDGILGCVAAGVGITLLPKAVFMQSAQREALRWHPIDGDEGAVTTLFIRRRDAYESRALQRFLGLMRLEPDDFRPDHKVIRSKI
- a CDS encoding NUDIX hydrolase, with product MTGDSGQVIRFPAVGKAPARPVLAASVAVFRDGKVLLATRTKPPADQLWSLPGGKVEPGETLEEAALRELEEEVGVKARILGFNRHVEIFGRDAKGGVTHHFVVASFVGEWLSGEPTTGPEAGAVMWADPLHLGGLPTTRELGDVLRRARALLDEALLHDAGRGP
- a CDS encoding acyloxyacyl hydrolase, giving the protein MRIATLCLLSLFCLLSGLTMEVQAADVVALAPVLPSLARDIWISEIRGGAYLHDPTSPESGSVDINLEVLSIKPFLPSDPVLALLVPRFHLGGSLNTAGKTSHVYGGLTWTFDITPKLFVEGAFGLAFHNGDTGRFVPVGHAALGCTPLLREAGSLGYRLDANWTVMATVEHMSNAGLCNANRGLTNYGLKLGYIF
- a CDS encoding nitronate monooxygenase, with the translated sequence MTITTPLTRMLDVKHPILLAAMDLVADARLTRVVSQAGGFGILGGGYGDADWLGRELPKLVEAREASPFRFGVGFITWGLARQPELLDLTLAAKPDAVWLSFGDPEPFAGKIKAAGARLICQVQSVEMARDAVAKGADIIVAQGSEAGGHGASRGTFALVPAVVDAVGDRAIVVAAGGVADGRGLAAALMLGAQGVVLGTRLYASQEAAGHGAAKERIVAASGDDTVRGLIFDISRQNVWPAPFTGRCLVNAHAERWSGREVALMQNIATEAPRYQAAREAGDFDIAAVIAGEAAGLVREVLPAATIVTEIVETAEALLANGQGGPVSLGAV
- a CDS encoding TIGR02301 family protein; translation: MRRGAVLALALIVALSLGEAAAQTQRPAANAPKPTTEPGEPPPPPYEPQLLSLAEIMGSLAYLRTLCAGKEAQDWLVRMTALLDTEGRTPQRRERLTSAYNRGFRAYSATHRACTDGSQEASVRLASEGERLARLLAGRYGG
- a CDS encoding YciI family protein; translated protein: MRVMVLVKADKDSEAGIMPSEDILTKMGAYNEELVKAGVMLAGEGLHPSRKGLRIRFSGAERVITDGPFAETKELLAGFWLWQVKSFDEAVEWLKRAPFDGGTEIELRPVFEMEDFGEAMTPELREQEDRLRAGIEKKG